The Mycolicibacterium aurum genome segment TTGGACAGCCCGGCGAGCGCGAGGATGAACAGCAGGGCGGCGACGACGTAGGCCGCAGTCGCTGCGGTTTCCAAAGTGAACATGGCTTCTAGCTCCTCGAGAACATGGCGAGCATGCGACGCGTCACCGCGAAGCCGCCGAAGATGTTGATGCTGGCGAGCAGGATCGCCAGGAATGCCAGAACGGTGATGGGGACGTTCCCGTGCCCGATCTGCAGCAGTGCGCCGACGACGATGATCCCGGAGATCGCGTTGGTCACCGACATCAGCGGCGTGTGCAGAGCGTGGTGCACATTGCCGATCACGTAGTAGCCGATGACGATCGCGAGCGCGAACACCGTGAGGTGGACCTGCAGCGCGACCGGCGACAGCGCGATCAGCACCAGCAGTGCCGCCGCGATGCCAAACGTCACCCCGAGGCGGCGTGCCATGGTCATCGGCGGCTTCACGGGCTTCGCCTCGACCGGTGCGGTCGCGGCGGCCGCCGCCGGAGCGGCGGACACCTGCACCGGTGGAGGCGGCCAGGTCACCTCACCGTCGCGGACCACCGTCACCGAGCGCTGCACCACGTCCTCGAAGTCCAGCGTGAGATTGCCGTCCTTCTCGGGTGTCAGCAGCTTGAGCAGGTTGACCAGGTTGGTGCCGTACAGCTGTGAGGCGGTGGCGGGCAACCGGCCGGCAAGGTCGGTGTAGCCGATGATCGTCACGCCGTTGTCGGTGACGATCGCCTGGTCCTTGACGGTGCCCTCGACGTTGCCGCCGTTGGCCGCGGCCATGTCGACGATCACGCTGCCGGGCTTCATCGACGCGACCATCTCGGCGGTGATGATGCGCGGCGCGGGCCGGCCCGGGATCAGCGCGGTGGTGACGATGATGTCGACGTCGCCTGCCTGCTCGGCGTACAGCGCCGCCTCACGGGCCTTATAGTCGTCGCCCATCTCCTTGGCGTAGCCCGTGGCCGATACCTCGGCGGCCTCCTTGTCGACATACAGGTACTCGCCGCCGAGCGACTTCACCTGGTCGGCGACCTCGGGGCGCGGGTCGGTGGCGCGCACGATGGCACCCATGCTGCCCGCGGCGCCGATGGCGGCCAGCCCTGCGACACCCGCGCCGACCACCAGGACCTTGGCCGGGGGCACCTTGCCCGCGGCGGTCACCTGGCCGGTGAAGAACCGGCCGAACCGGTGTGCGGCCTCGACCACGGCGCGGTAGCCGGCGATGTTCGCCATCGACGACAGCACGTCCATCGACTGCGCCCGCGAGATGCGGGGCACCGCGTCCATGGCCAGCACGGTGATCCGTCGCGAGGACAGCTCCTCGACGAGCTCGGGTTTCAGCGCCGGAGAGATCAGGCCGATCAGCGTGGCACCGTCGCGCAGCGCCGCGATCTCGGCGCTGTCGGGGGCATTGACCTTGAACACCACGTCGGCAGACCAGACCTGCTCGGTCGTGCCGATACCGGCACCGGCCTGGGTGAAGGCGTCATCGGAGAAGCTGGACGCGGCACCCGCACCCGCCTCCACGAGTACCTGGTAACCGAGCTTGATGAGCTGCCCGACCGTCTGCGGGGTGGCGGCAACGCGTGTCTCGCCGGGCTGGGACTCTCGCGGTATCCCGATGATCATCGATGTCGATCCGATCTAGGCTTTGCTCACGGTGCGGCGGAGGTGCCCTGCTGCTCGGACATCCCCACCTCTGGCCGTCATGGGACGGGTGGAAAGGGTCAGTGTAAGAGTTGGCCACCCGTCGGTCGCAGCGTGCTGGTTGACGGGCGTCAAGTGCGGGTTACGGTTACGCGCATGCCGACCACCACCGCGACGCTGTCCTACGCCGACGAGGACCCGTTCGTCGTTGCCGACGTCGAGGTCGACGAACCGCGCGGCGGTGAAATTCTGGTGCGCATCGAGGCAGCCGGCATCTGTCACACCGACCTGGTGAATCGCGTTGCAGGGACCTCGGATCGCCCGGTGCTCCTCGGCCACGAGGGCGCCGGGGTGGTCGAAGCAGTGGGGGACGGCGTCGGCACGGTGACGCCGGGTGACCGCGTGGTGCTGACTTTCCGGCACTGCGGCAGATGCGTGAACTGCACCGCACAGCGGCCCGCGTACTGCCGCGATGCGTTGCGGCTCAACCAGTTCGGTGCGCGTGCCGACGGCACGCCCCGGGTCGTTGCCGGGCAGCCGGTACTGGACGGCTTCTTCGGTCAATCCAGCCTCGCCGGGTACGCGCTGACCACCGAGGACAACACGGTCGTCGTCGAAGCGGACGTCGATCCGCTGCTGGCCGCCCCGCTCGGCTGCGGTTTCCAGACCGGAGCCGGTGCCGTCCTCAATCTGCTGCGGCCCCGCCCCGGACGCACACTCGCCGTATTCGGAGCGGGCGCAGTCGGATTGGCCGGCGTGCTGGCGGCCTTGGCCGCCGAGGTGGAGGCGGTGATCGTGGTGGAACCGTCACCGCAGCGCCGGGCACTGGCCGAAAGCCTGGGCGTGCGCGCCGCACTGGATCCTGCCGACGACCCGGTGCGTGCCATTCGCGATCTGACCGGAGGGGGAGCGGACTACGCGCTGGACACCACCGGACGGCCGGACGTGCTCGCCGATGCGGTGTCGGCGCTGGCCGTCGGGGGTGCCGCCGTGGCTGTCGGTCTGGGAGCAGGTGTGCCCAAGATCGATCTGCGCGACCTCGTCATGCGAGGCAAGAGCGTGCACGGCTGCCTGGAAGGCGATTCGGTTCCCACGGTCTTCATACCGCACCTCATCGAGCTGCATGCGCAGGGCCGATTCCCGATCGAGCGACTGGTCGCCGCTTTCCCACACGGTGACGTCAACGCCGCCGTCTCGGCCCAGCACGCCGGTGACGTCGTCAAACCCGTTCTGACGTGGTGACCGGACTTTTGCTCGTGCTGAGCGCAGCTATTCCCCGATCGTGACGTATCCGTCAATGTCTGCCGGTGTCCGTTTTCGTCGACATCAGTCCCGACCCCGACCTTGGCACCGCTGGCCGCCTGCCGTCGGGTGATGATCCACGCGCCGGTCGTCGCTGGCGCGCAGCGCTGACCCGGATCGCGCTGCCGCTGCTGTCGGTGGTCGTGTTCGGTGGTGTCTGGCAACTGGCCGCATCGGCGGGCATCTGGAACCAGACCTTCGTGCCGTTTCCGTCAACGGTCTGGCACGCCTTTGTCGACGTGTCCACCACGCACGACGGGGTCCGTGGCTACGCCGGGTACCTGTTGTGGGAGCACCTCTACATGACGCTCCGCCGCGTCCTGGTCGGCGTCGTCATCGGTGTCACGTTCGGCGTGCTGCTCGGTCTGGCCATGGGGTCGATCAGCTGGTTGCGCAGCGTGCTCGAACCGTGGCTGACTTTCCTGCGCGCACTTCCCCCGCTGGCCTACTTCTTCCTGTTGGTCATCTGGCTCGGCATCGACGAAGCGCCGAAGATCACGCTGCTGGCGCTCGCCGCGCTGCCCCCGGCCGCCGTCGCGACCACCGCGGCGGTCGTCGCCGCGCCGGTGGGACTGCAGGAAGCGGCACGGGCGCTGGGTGCGACGCGGCGCGACGTCATCCGCGACGTCGTCGTCCCGTCGGCACTGCCGGAGACGTTCACCGGTATCCGGCTGGCCGTCGGCATGGCGTATTCGTCGGTGGTCGCCGCGGAGCTGTTCAACGGGATCCCCGGAATCGGCGGATTGGTCAAGGACGCAAGCAATTACAACAACACCCCCGTGGT includes the following:
- a CDS encoding Re/Si-specific NAD(P)(+) transhydrogenase subunit alpha produces the protein MIIGIPRESQPGETRVAATPQTVGQLIKLGYQVLVEAGAGAASSFSDDAFTQAGAGIGTTEQVWSADVVFKVNAPDSAEIAALRDGATLIGLISPALKPELVEELSSRRITVLAMDAVPRISRAQSMDVLSSMANIAGYRAVVEAAHRFGRFFTGQVTAAGKVPPAKVLVVGAGVAGLAAIGAAGSMGAIVRATDPRPEVADQVKSLGGEYLYVDKEAAEVSATGYAKEMGDDYKAREAALYAEQAGDVDIIVTTALIPGRPAPRIITAEMVASMKPGSVIVDMAAANGGNVEGTVKDQAIVTDNGVTIIGYTDLAGRLPATASQLYGTNLVNLLKLLTPEKDGNLTLDFEDVVQRSVTVVRDGEVTWPPPPVQVSAAPAAAAATAPVEAKPVKPPMTMARRLGVTFGIAAALLVLIALSPVALQVHLTVFALAIVIGYYVIGNVHHALHTPLMSVTNAISGIIVVGALLQIGHGNVPITVLAFLAILLASINIFGGFAVTRRMLAMFSRS
- a CDS encoding NAD(P)-dependent alcohol dehydrogenase codes for the protein MPTTTATLSYADEDPFVVADVEVDEPRGGEILVRIEAAGICHTDLVNRVAGTSDRPVLLGHEGAGVVEAVGDGVGTVTPGDRVVLTFRHCGRCVNCTAQRPAYCRDALRLNQFGARADGTPRVVAGQPVLDGFFGQSSLAGYALTTEDNTVVVEADVDPLLAAPLGCGFQTGAGAVLNLLRPRPGRTLAVFGAGAVGLAGVLAALAAEVEAVIVVEPSPQRRALAESLGVRAALDPADDPVRAIRDLTGGGADYALDTTGRPDVLADAVSALAVGGAAVAVGLGAGVPKIDLRDLVMRGKSVHGCLEGDSVPTVFIPHLIELHAQGRFPIERLVAAFPHGDVNAAVSAQHAGDVVKPVLTW
- a CDS encoding ABC transporter permease, whose translation is MSVFVDISPDPDLGTAGRLPSGDDPRAGRRWRAALTRIALPLLSVVVFGGVWQLAASAGIWNQTFVPFPSTVWHAFVDVSTTHDGVRGYAGYLLWEHLYMTLRRVLVGVVIGVTFGVLLGLAMGSISWLRSVLEPWLTFLRALPPLAYFFLLVIWLGIDEAPKITLLALAALPPAAVATTAAVVAAPVGLQEAARALGATRRDVIRDVVVPSALPETFTGIRLAVGMAYSSVVAAELFNGIPGIGGLVKDASNYNNTPVVLVGIFAIGFSGLVIDGLLRSIERRAVPWRGKI